The genome window cacaaacacacagagtttcTACTCCACCTGACCTGTATTTAGATTGTGGCAGGGAGTCAGAACAAACCAGACTGTGGCAaacaaataatacaaaacaaataatcattttaattatcGATACATCTGTAGACTAATCTTTTAATTAAATCACCTCAATTTAAACGCCTTTTACAATTATCCAAAGCTCAAATTCCTGTcttcaaatagcttgttttatCCGACCAACGGTCCCAAGCCCAAAAATTATCAGTTTACTATCACgccagacaaagaaaagcagcaaattctcacaactgagaagctggaacaagggAATGTCTGGTATTTTCGCTAGTCGATATTCTGTCAATCCGCCAAACGATTAAACGCTTTAACTCTAATGGAGATGAAAGAAACTACACAGAAAGAACGAAGGCTGAGATTTAAAATCTGTCCTCACCTAAGACCCAGTGTGATGCCCCTGATCAGGTCAGATTTCGTAAAACAGGATTAAAGGTAAATAACTATCAATCACACTGCAAATATCTGCTACAGCTGATCTACACCTTCAATCATAAACAATACAGGCATATTGGATGAgctttgcaaatgaaaaaaaaaaacccaaacagacAGGTAAATAAAGAGATGGATGAGGAGACACAAAAATAGACAGAGATCCAGACAGAATTTCCCCTCAGGTTAATATCTGGAAAAACTGACAAACCTTCCATGAGCATGAAAATCTAAATGAAGGAACTTGTCTTCATGAGAGAGCGCCCTCTTGGCCCTCTGATGCTTGCTGTGCACAAGCTCTGTGTCGTAGGACAGGCCTTCATAGTGACGTATGTACTTGTTCAGGGGATTTCTGTAGTGTCCTGTGTGGAAAGAACAGAGGAACTCCTGTTACCAGCAAAAACAAGGTAAAAACAAGCCTTATGGAACTTAATGAAATGCATATGCTCAGAGAATCAAAGTAAATGACAACACAGGCATCCCAGGTGTATGGATACAATATAAAGGTAACATAAAAACATACCTATAAAAGACAAACTGTACACTAGCAAATGTTGGGTGAGAAAAATACTAACACCTGTCACATCGACTATTCTTAGCAGATGGCAGAtataaaatgcttgttttgtgtgttagACAATATAATTCAAGCATCAGATATCCAAAATTGAGTCTTTGATGTGGCATTAAAGTACCACAGCTACATTTTAGAGTAAATAACTGAGGCATGGTACATGTTAGGGAAATTTAGATGCCCAAACAATTGATGATCAGCCAGATATTTAACAGGCAGGATTAAAATTATGGCAACTGACAGCAAGGCAGTATGGTCTGTGTTTTAAAATTCAGCTAAATCCATTTAAGTCAAATGGGTGCCAGTTTTGGAGCTGTGCTCAACAACAGCCCCCAGCGTCACAACATTATTATTTTGCCACCAGAAGAGTGGGTGGTGGGCTCGAAGGAAAAAGATTCTCCAGCACCTCCACTCATTTCACTAACTGCATCACACCCAAAAGCAGTCTGATAAACTGCACTCCAAGAAAACATAGTAATTTTGTTTCAGCGTGCAGAAACGCTGGCAGATCCGAGAGCTCAGATCTTTGCCCCATAACATATAAACCAAAAGAAAGTACTTTCagttaaatacagtatatgtaattACTACTGTCTGACTGGTAATTATGCTTGACTATCGAGCCATAAATTACAGGATTCAGTGTAACCATGTAACAAAGATGGGTGAGTAGACCAGTCTTCAGCTACTTCTCCGTTCATGTGCACTATGAAATATTTAGGTGCCATCATTAAATTTTTCATTATGGTGACTATGAGAAGTGAAGGCCATGCCTATTCTGAAATATCTTAATTTCTCACGACCTACAACAACTATGATAATAAAAATGGAGCAAACACAAAGATTCCTGATTCTTACATTTCAATGATCACACAGAGCCATCAGAATTAAACACTGGAtaacacacacgcgcgcacacacacacacgaacttAGCAGCGTAAAGGTACGTGGTGAAGCACGACCACGTGCATCTTTTGACGTTAATTTTGCCAAACGCATATGTCCTGTTACGTGAAAAAGTTGTGACTGATACTTCTGAAGGTTTGACAGGGCGCCCATGCTGAGATTAAAAATATTCCGATTGCTTAATGTAGATGTGGATCGTGCAACTGACTGAGATTTATGTAGGCGTAAATCTGAGTCCCGTATAGCTAATTTCATTTTACTGGTATAAGATTAAAAAGCACAGTAGTGGCAGGTGTGCGATGCCATAGGTATACCACAAGTCAGTACAGCATTTTAAAGAGGGGCAATTTCGTTCCTAATCATACAAATTATGATCAATATATTGACTCCATAGTTATTGTTACTCACAGTACGTTAAATTAGAGAATAGCGAACAGCATAAGACGAAACACTGACCAGTAACCAACATAGAAAACCGATTTACGCCAGCAAACATGAAAacttgtgttactgtgttaAATTATAAACGCTGACACGGTGCAGGTAGCTTAATGTCAGTGGCTAACTTTATCGTTTTTTGACAAAAGTCGTTACGTTAGCGGCTAAAGTGTTAGCTAGCACGAAGCTAGCGGTCCGTTAACCCAGTCGGCATCTCCGTCTTCTCATAACAATGGCTGTCGGCGCTATTCGCACGATAACAACAAAACCGATCCAACCCTGGCAACAAAAACGGTGACAACGCGCAGAAACATCGCCGCAATGTCGGTTTATTTCAGTCAACTACGCCAATCCAAATCAGCTTTTACACCGCGCACCATTTGTTAGCTTGAAGTAATACGGCAAAAAAGGGTGCAGTCCCTCTTCATAACAAGCAGGCCCTGCTGATCCCTTCTGTTAGCTAACGGGTTATCAGcctttctgctcctctcagccGCTGCTTCACCGATTCAGCACAACTTGTAaggttttctgtgaaaatgcCTCACTCACCTTGGGTGTAGTTTAGTAAGTACACGAAGAGGAAAACTTTAAAAAGAAGCATATCTGCCAAATCCATTGTTAGAGCATTGATGCCGTTTTCACTTTATTGTCCTACTTAGATAGGCGCAGACGCCCTGTGTGTTTATTGCACCTTCCTCTCatcgcctcctctctctccaacGTCGTGACGTCAGACGCAGGGCAGCCTGGCATCCCTTCCCCCAAATGCATCCATGATCCAGGCCTGCATACATTACAGCACGCCCAGGCACAGCCTATGGGCACTAACCATGCCTGTGACACACAACGTATACATCTCCTTCCGCCATTACAGGCACATTCGTAAACAGGAAAATAATATCAAAATTgtcttttaatatttcagtgtcCCACACCATCAACATCAGTTCTCACATTTTACATATCAACACAATTCAGTCAGAGATCTGTTTGgttgatcaatcaatcaacagaaaattaattggcaaccGCTTTGATGAtcgtttgagtcatttttaaacaaaatagcTTTTTCcaagttccagcttctcaattCTGAGGATTTGCTGCCTCTGTTTGTCATATGTGATGGCTGTTATAATAAGCTGAATAATTTGGggtttggactgctggtcagacCAAACAAGCAAAGTGATAATGACATCCTGAGCTCTAGGAAACTGCCATAggcattttcactattttctggcattttattAATGGTAACTTAATTGTTAATGAACATAATCATTACTTGCAGCCCTCTTATTTgatttctcttgtttcttttgTGGTACCGGACTgatgttttgggggttttttttgttttttttctggcgGCGTAGTAGCAAAACTGCATATTTAAGGGCATATTATTACAGTAATTACTTGCATAACAAACTTGTAGAGCTGTCATTCAATTTGTAAGCAGCCAACTAAATTTGAGTTTTCGTTGCTTGGCAACACAAGATCCTGAGAATGTAGTGTGTATATATTGCCAAGGAAAAGGAAACACCATCAGTTTGGCATGATTGTTGGATCCTGTCATGCATCAGCTCTGATTATCTGCAACCAAGCTATTTCTGATCCTGGCAGTTCTCAGTGATGATCTCCATCTCATGATGCACCTCTTCCTGCTGAAGGCGATAATGCCGCATGTCACAAGGCACACCTCTTGCCACAACTTTCACTCCCTATACTCATCTCATGTAGGATTCAATTTGTGACATATGGAAGACAAATTTAATTTTTGAGATAATCATCAATATCTGTTCCAGATGAGAATCAGAAAAAGCATCCAGATCATTTTTTTCAGAGATTCTGTCTGCTGATGTTTCCGTTACAACCACACACTTATTAATTAGCAGCAGTCTTATCAGTCAGttcttctgtgtctgtttattcCAGACGAGCTCCTCTGGCTCCAGTAGCCACCACGTGACACACCTCCACATCAGCCCCCAGTTTCTGAAGCTCATCCAGCCAGATCTGTTGCTTCTGGGACAGACGGTCACTGGGCCCTTTCACCTCCACCAGCTACAACAACAAGACATCCAATATCACATTACACATGCTGCAGTGTAATCCATGTAACCAGACTTAAAGTAATCAGGTACCACAGAGTGTCTAAATCCATACACAAAGGGGAATATCTAATACAAAGAACCAGGTTGTGATGTGTTCTCACCTTGTAGCTGTTCTCTGAGGTGTTCCACACCACTAGATCAGGCAGACCTGCACGGCAGTGTCTGTAATCTTTTGACATTCGTGCTATTACTCCTGCTAAGAAGGCTCCACCCATGCATGACACAAGAGACTGCAAATAGAGTATAAAAGTGGTTATGTTAGTTCCATGTTAGTACCCAGAGTAGTAGACAAAACATATAAtcctagtttttttttttttatcacagccTATAGAGGCATACTTTGCATTAACTTACCATGTATAATCAGACATATGATgtataatgtaatataaattATGTAGCAAGGTATTAATGTAACTAAATATTTCTTACTGTAGTTGGTCTTAAACTGGACTgcattacatttaaatatttctcaTATTTATCACCTTAGTTTGTAAATGGGGAAGGAAAAACATTAGAAATACCTCTCAATATGATGAAGTCCAGTTCAACACCCCTGCAAACTATGACCTCAATAATGAACATGtagttaaataaaatgaatttctgTTAAGGTAGACTTTAAATTCTGAGTTGCTGTATTTAACTGCATTCAATTTTACCAGTGTAGCTAATAAAATGGCCACTGAGTGCATATTTACATGAACGACAGAAAATACCTGTGCCTGTTGAAGGGAGGAGAAACGCTCCCAGCCGACCAGTGAACACACTTTACCCTCCTGGGAGGTCCAAGCCTCTTCTAACATGTCGCACAGCGTCTCCACAGATGCCACGCCAAGCAACTGCACACGAGAATCGATCGCCTCTTTCCTGTTCTCGTAGAAACAGTCAGTGTGAAGATCCAGTGGACATGTCTGTGAGAAGAAAGGAAGACAAGTTAAACTGGTATAAACACAATGATAGCCCACAAATACTATATTGCTAGAGCTTACTTTACCTGGTATGGATTTCTGAAAACATCTGGAATACCCTCCATAAAAATGATgtcccacagcagcagagcaaataATGTCGAGAATGTTGAACCCTCTCCATGGATCCCTAATGCATTAACAATGGAAAATCAATGTAAAGGTGATAAAAGGATACAGAAATATTTCTGACAGGTGAGGCTAAACTGCTTGCCTTGGTCAAAGCCTTGTTGACGGTAATGTGCTAAAGACAGCTCTTCCACAGAGCCTATTACAGTGGCATTGCCAGTCTCTTCCCCCTCTTCATTTGCTGGTATAAGAAACATAGATTTCCCCATACCCCCCTCATGAGGAAACAGCTGTCCCCGGATGGTCACCTGCAGACAAAAGTACAGTTCATATATCTGTTATTTTACATACACCAAACATATAACACTTGTTTCTCCTTCCTAGAAGCCCCAAAAATGACATATTATACTAAACTCACATGTCTGACATCCTGGACTTGGATAGTGGGCAGGTCTTTTAGTTGCAGGCGATACTTCTTCAAGCTGGCAGACTCTTTCATCCTAACAGCTCTCTGATGAAGAGAGAGTTTATGTCCAGTTCGCACCAGAGGGTCTGACAGCCCATCTCTGATAGCACAAATAGCCTTGgaataacacaaaaaaacacaacagctatGACTGATGGCAATGTTGCACATCTAAACGGTAAACATGTCTTAAAGAGGTGAATGAAGCCACTGGTGCTCACTTGCTCAGGTTTTTTTAGGTGCTGGTGAAGGTTTAATGCCAGTCTGTCCCACCACCGCCCTCGGCTGTCAAAACAGTAAGTGGACTGCAAAAGTAAGGACCGCAGCTCCTCTACTGCTTCCTGTACCACAAAAGTAGACCCATAGCATCTTTAATTGTGACATACCTTTATCCTCATTTGCAAAGCTTGAATTTGTATGAGAGTGTGAGTGGATAATGTCAGAAAACCTCATAGCGACGCAGCCTCTGCAAGACCTCCACCCCTCTGGATAAGATACGAGTGTAAGCCCATCCTGTAGTGAAGCTGCGCAGGAACACAGGCAGCTCCTCCTGGTGACTATCcaacacaataataacaacataaaaGAATGTCCAGGGAGTCTGTATCTGTTTTAGGTAGAAGCAAATAAATAGATTCATGTCACCTGAGGTCATGGTTTTTCTTCAGCTCCTGCCAGGCACTTTTGGCAGCAGTGTAAAGCTCCATGGCCTCTTCCCACTGACCTCCCTGCATAGCTGAGGCTACCTCTTGCAGGGATCGCATGGATGCTTCATATCTGGTGTGATGGACGAAATTGTGAGTATTTATTCCTGGCTATACAGCATagataaattaaatgaaaccaGTGTCACTTATTTTCCACACCCCCACCTGATAAGATCATCTCTGTCCTGGAACACCTTGGCTCTACGCTGTACTGTGTAGTCTGGGAAGGCCAGACGTCCCGAGTTGACCAGCAGGATGGTGAAGAGCTGGTTTTGCCCACCAGCCGccatctcctcctcatccatGGTGTCCGTCAGAGAGAAGAGTAAAAGGATGCGAGAAAAGACAGCCCGAGGACCACGACACAGGCGTACACAGGGACCTGCGAGCTGCTTTGCTCTTTAAGGTTAGAGAGCACAGCGGTGAGAGATCTTTACTATGAAACTACTGAACACAATGTATTTCATCATCTCACCTTCTGAGTATGACAGCCCCAATGTTGTTTTGAGCAGAGGTCATAGCGAAGAGGGACTTTTGCCTGCTGAGACGGAGAAGCCCATCCACTAGCTGCTGCTTCTGAGTCCCAGAATTGCCCAGATGGAAACTCTTAGCCAGAGCTTTGAGTTCAGGAGCAGGCAGGAGATCCAGAGCCTCCCCTAACTCCTGAAGGTCACTTTCTTTGATATACAacagcacaggagaggagaaagaggagaaaaccagaaaatataCATGTTT of Chelmon rostratus isolate fCheRos1 chromosome 6, fCheRos1.pri, whole genome shotgun sequence contains these proteins:
- the fan1 gene encoding fanconi-associated nuclease 1; its protein translation is MLTLLRVCFLNLFSSSNGTYACIMSERASKDKPKRSLSLPRSKKKGSVKAGIPASAAATTAPITSFFSSQPPPKLACPLCGQLVPRFKINEHIDLQCQKFERGDSSAASASNSVVPSIQLSPRKNPPKSPELEPNKEEEVNETNTSPYFKKKSFHQAPREMSSKSVVRMIDLGSLSTKLSRKCHKVPERTQRKDIHVPRCCEKEIYSETLSSSQKENHLIQSLGDNEDCDLTTTSADAPTAMEDLSCSDTGHHLELKASKPETVQKFNNPKSKLAKRKKATASTGRVSILRKKAKYEGSSRQSEEVLSQEETTDSDHLKTEVPSASTTSTACEPPLSSEETHERCATAINHDSLSESGAENAASDQAVEGSHALRLPYYLRNFRTVLQAVLENEDDRALFDQQDMSLVHAFEKLSVMGQKLYVRLFQRKLKWLQVNKLDYEEICSDLGPVAQELVQAGFLQSESDLQELGEALDLLPAPELKALAKSFHLGNSGTQKQQLVDGLLRLSRQKSLFAMTSAQNNIGAVILRRAKQLAGPCVRLCRGPRAVFSRILLLFSLTDTMDEEEMAAGGQNQLFTILLVNSGRLAFPDYTVQRRAKVFQDRDDLIRYEASMRSLQEVASAMQGGQWEEAMELYTAAKSAWQELKKNHDLSHQEELPVFLRSFTTGWAYTRILSRGVEVLQRLRRYEEAVEELRSLLLQSTYCFDSRGRWWDRLALNLHQHLKKPEQAICAIRDGLSDPLVRTGHKLSLHQRAVRMKESASLKKYRLQLKDLPTIQVQDVRHVTIRGQLFPHEGGMGKSMFLIPANEEGEETGNATVIGSVEELSLAHYRQQGFDQGIHGEGSTFSTLFALLLWDIIFMEGIPDVFRNPYQTCPLDLHTDCFYENRKEAIDSRVQLLGVASVETLCDMLEEAWTSQEGKVCSLVGWERFSSLQQAQSLVSCMGGAFLAGVIARMSKDYRHCRAGLPDLVVWNTSENSYKLVEVKGPSDRLSQKQQIWLDELQKLGADVEVCHVVATGARGARLE